A window of Silurus meridionalis isolate SWU-2019-XX chromosome 4, ASM1480568v1, whole genome shotgun sequence contains these coding sequences:
- the dtx3l1 gene encoding E3 ubiquitin-protein ligase DTX3L1 has translation MGSEQSKDKMHCTRYLNGNGPPSLTEQVEKATNGTIGHKINSKIVIGNQPDDGKMSIMHARRNVEGYPDCDTIQMNFEFDDGIQTEMHPNPGQKYYGLKTVAFVPQNHEGRKVYRMLEAAFKHKLLFTVATTSTGEERVNYSDIPLKTKESGGHDSFSYPDPKYLKTVTKILKLKGIQ, from the exons ATGGGTTCTGAGCAAAGCAAAGATAAGATGCATTGCACCAGATATTTAAATGGAAATGGACCTCCTTCTCTGACTGAGCAAG ttgaAAAAGCGACCAATGGAACTATTGGACACAAAATAAACTCTAAAATAGTAATTGGAAACCAACCAGATGACGGGAAGATGTCAATAATGCATGCGAGAAGGAATGTGGAGGGATATCCTGACTGTGACACCATACAGATGAACTTTGAGTTTGATGACGGAATACAGACG GAGATGCATCCTAATCCAGGGCAGAAATACTACGGGCTTAAAACAGTCGCCTTTGTGCCTCAGAACCATGAGGGAAGGAAGGTGTACCGCATGCTAGAAGCAGCATTCAAACACAAGCTGCTGTTTACAGTGGCAACAACTAGTACCGGAGAAGAACGAGTTAACTATTCTGACATTCCTTTAAAAACCAAAGAAAGTGGAGGACATGACAG CTTTAGCTATCCTGACCCAAAGTATCTGAAAACGGTGACGAAGATTCTAAAATTGAAAGGGATCCAATGA